Proteins found in one Pelmatolapia mariae isolate MD_Pm_ZW linkage group LG7, Pm_UMD_F_2, whole genome shotgun sequence genomic segment:
- the LOC134631039 gene encoding fibroblast growth factor receptor 1-A-like isoform X3, which produces MSCPHRLLLVLLVLLVHDPPAQSRPATEDTRTADTVKSSEDEEDDESSSEENKLSDELSTSSEKLQQPLEPQWVMPDKMEKLLHAVPASTTVKFRCQAMGNPLPSLRWYKNGNELRKDQRIGGYKIRDHMWTLIMESVVPSDKGNYTCVVENEYGSLRHTYQLDVVERSPHRPILQAGLPANQTAVVGSNVDFVCRVFSDPQPHIQWLKHIVINGSKVGPDGLPYARVLKTANVNATDREMEVLNLRSVTLEDSGEYTCLAANSIGVSHHSAWLTVVDDPPPSPLTSQAYLEIFIYCLGFFIIIVLTATAVICRLCCVPKKSDFSNQLVVQKLAKSMPLKRQVSVESSSSLQSGMCLMRQSRLSSAATTVLVGASQYELPYDPAWELPRDRLTLGKPLGEGCFGQVVLAEAIGIDKNKPTRVTKVAVKMLKADATEKDLSDLISEMEMMKMIGKHKNIINLVGACTQDGPLYVVVEYAAQGNLREYLRARRPVGVEYWSGSRQASLGSLEVRELVSAAYQVARGMAYLASKKCIHRDLAARNVLVTEDSVMKIADFGLARDIHHIDYYKKTTNGRLPVKWMAPEALFDRIYTHQSDVWSFGVLLWEIFTLGGSPYPGVPVEELFKLLKEGHRMEKPSACPQELYLMMRDCWHAVPSRRPTFQQLVEDLDRTVSIMANQEYLDLAVPLIQYTPVQYSPVSASSAYSSIST; this is translated from the exons ATGTCCTGCCCTCACCGCCTCCTGCTGGTTCTGCTAGTTCTGCTGGTTCACGACCCTCCGGCTCAGTCCAGGCCAGCCACAGAGGACACACGCACAG cagACACTGTGAAATCCTCCGAAGACGAAGAAGATGACGAGTCTTCGTCAGAGGAAAACAAGCTGTCCGACGAGCTGTCGACGAGCAGCGAGAAGCTGCAGCAGC CGCTGGAGCCGCAGTGGGTGATGCCAGACAAGATGGAGAAGCTGCTTCACGCCGTTCCTGCAAGCACGACGGTGAAGTTTCGATGCCAAGCAATGGGAAACCCGCTTCCCTCCCTGCGCTGGTACAAGAACGGGAACGAGCTGAGGAAGGACCAACGAATCGGAGGCTACAAG ATCAGAGACCACATGTGGACTCTAATTATGGAGTCAGTGGTTCCTTCTGATAAAGGGAACTACACCTGTGTGGTGGAGAACGAATATGGAAGCCTGCGACACACTTACCAGCTGGATGTAGTCG AGCGCTCTCCTCACAGGCCCATCCTGCAGGCCGGGCTGCCAGCCAACCAGACGGCAGTGGTTGGCAGCAACGTGGATTTTGTGTGCCGCGTCTTCAGCGACCCACAGCCTCACATCCAGTGGCTCAAACACATCGTCATCAACGGCAGCAAAGTGGGACCGGACGGACTGCCCTACGCTCGTGTTCTCAAA ACTGCCAACGTGAACGccacagacagagagatggaGGTGCTGAATCTGAGGAGCGTAACTCTGGAAGACTCTGGAGAGTACACCTGCCTGGCCGCGAACTCCATTGGGGTGTCTCACCACTCTGCGTGGCTCACTGTGGTCGATG ACCCTCCGCCCTCCCCACTGACCTCGCAGGCGTACCTGGAGATCTTCATCTACTGCCTTGGGTTTTTCATCATCATCGTCCTCACCGCCACAGCAGTCATCTGCAGGCTCTGCTGTGTCCCGAAGAAAAGTGACTTCAGCAACCAGCTGGTCGTGCAGAAATTAGCCAAGAGCATGCCTCTGAAGAGACAG GTGTCAGTCGAGTCGTCGTCCTCACTGCAATCGGGGATGTGTTTGATGCGTCAGTCTCGTCTCTCCAGCGCGGCCACCACCGTCCTGGTGGGCGCGTCGCAGTACGAACTTCCCTACGACCCTGCGTGGGAGCTGCCTCGTGACCG GCTGACTCTGGGGAAGCCTCTGGGCGAAGGCTGCTTCGGTCAGGTggttctggccgaggccatcggGATCGACAAAAACAAACCGACACGGGTCACCAAAGTCGCCGTGAAGATGCTCAAAG CCGATGCCACGGAGAAggatctgtctgacctcatctCTGAAATGGAAATGATGAAGATGATCGGCAAACACAAGAACATCATTAACCTGGTGGGCGCCTGCACGCAGGACG GTCCTCTCTATGTGGTGGTGGAGTACGCTGCACAGGGTAATCTGAGGGAGTATCTGCGAGCTCGCCGGCCGGTCGGGGTGGAATACTGGAGCGGCTCCAGGCAGGCGTCGCTGGGCAGCCTGGAGGTCAGGGAGCTGGTGTCGGCAGCGTACCAGGTGGCCCGAGGGATGGCATACCTCGCATCAAAGAAG TGCATTCACAGAGACTTGGCGGCCCGGAACGTTCTAGTCACCGAAGACAGCGTAATGAAGATCGCCGACTTCGGTCTGGCTCGAGACATCCACCACATCGACTACTACAAGAAGACCACCAAT GGTCGGTTGCCAGTGAAGTGGATGGCGCCGGAAGCTTTGTTTGACCGAATCTACACACACCAGAGCGACGT CTGGTCGTTCGGGGTCCTGCTGTGGGAGATCTTCACCCTCGGGGGGTCTCCGTACCCCGGCGTCCCTGTCGAGGAGCTCTTCAAGCTGCTGAAGGAGGGACACCGCATGGAGAAGCCATCGGCGTGCCCTCAGGAGCT GTATCTGATGATGCGGGACTGCTGGCACGCCGTCCCGTCCCGCAGGCCGACCTTCCAGCAGCTGGTCGAGGATTTGGATCGAACTGTCTCCATCATGGCCAACCAG GAGTACCTGGACCTGGCCGTTCCTCTGATCCAGTACACTCCGGTCCAGTACTCCCCGGTCAGCGCCTCCTCAGCTTACTCCTCCATCTCCACATAA
- the LOC134631039 gene encoding fibroblast growth factor receptor 1-A-like isoform X1 → MSCPHRLLLVLLVLLVHDPPAQSRPATEDTRTADTVKSSEDEEDDESSSEENKLSDELSTSSEKLQQPLEPQWVMPDKMEKLLHAVPASTTVKFRCQAMGNPLPSLRWYKNGNELRKDQRIGGYKIRDHMWTLIMESVVPSDKGNYTCVVENEYGSLRHTYQLDVVERSPHRPILQAGLPANQTAVVGSNVDFVCRVFSDPQPHIQWLKHIVINGSKVGPDGLPYARVLKTANVNATDREMEVLNLRSVTLEDSGEYTCLAANSIGVSHHSAWLTVVDDPPPSPLTSQAYLEIFIYCLGFFIIIVLTATAVICRLCCVPKKSDFSNQLVVQKLAKSMPLKRQVRRQVSVESSSSLQSGMCLMRQSRLSSAATTVLVGASQYELPYDPAWELPRDRLTLGKPLGEGCFGQVVLAEAIGIDKNKPTRVTKVAVKMLKADATEKDLSDLISEMEMMKMIGKHKNIINLVGACTQDGPLYVVVEYAAQGNLREYLRARRPVGVEYWSGSRQASLGSLEVRELVSAAYQVARGMAYLASKKCIHRDLAARNVLVTEDSVMKIADFGLARDIHHIDYYKKTTNGRLPVKWMAPEALFDRIYTHQSDVWSFGVLLWEIFTLGGSPYPGVPVEELFKLLKEGHRMEKPSACPQELYLMMRDCWHAVPSRRPTFQQLVEDLDRTVSIMANQEYLDLAVPLIQYTPVQYSPVSASSAYSSIST, encoded by the exons ATGTCCTGCCCTCACCGCCTCCTGCTGGTTCTGCTAGTTCTGCTGGTTCACGACCCTCCGGCTCAGTCCAGGCCAGCCACAGAGGACACACGCACAG cagACACTGTGAAATCCTCCGAAGACGAAGAAGATGACGAGTCTTCGTCAGAGGAAAACAAGCTGTCCGACGAGCTGTCGACGAGCAGCGAGAAGCTGCAGCAGC CGCTGGAGCCGCAGTGGGTGATGCCAGACAAGATGGAGAAGCTGCTTCACGCCGTTCCTGCAAGCACGACGGTGAAGTTTCGATGCCAAGCAATGGGAAACCCGCTTCCCTCCCTGCGCTGGTACAAGAACGGGAACGAGCTGAGGAAGGACCAACGAATCGGAGGCTACAAG ATCAGAGACCACATGTGGACTCTAATTATGGAGTCAGTGGTTCCTTCTGATAAAGGGAACTACACCTGTGTGGTGGAGAACGAATATGGAAGCCTGCGACACACTTACCAGCTGGATGTAGTCG AGCGCTCTCCTCACAGGCCCATCCTGCAGGCCGGGCTGCCAGCCAACCAGACGGCAGTGGTTGGCAGCAACGTGGATTTTGTGTGCCGCGTCTTCAGCGACCCACAGCCTCACATCCAGTGGCTCAAACACATCGTCATCAACGGCAGCAAAGTGGGACCGGACGGACTGCCCTACGCTCGTGTTCTCAAA ACTGCCAACGTGAACGccacagacagagagatggaGGTGCTGAATCTGAGGAGCGTAACTCTGGAAGACTCTGGAGAGTACACCTGCCTGGCCGCGAACTCCATTGGGGTGTCTCACCACTCTGCGTGGCTCACTGTGGTCGATG ACCCTCCGCCCTCCCCACTGACCTCGCAGGCGTACCTGGAGATCTTCATCTACTGCCTTGGGTTTTTCATCATCATCGTCCTCACCGCCACAGCAGTCATCTGCAGGCTCTGCTGTGTCCCGAAGAAAAGTGACTTCAGCAACCAGCTGGTCGTGCAGAAATTAGCCAAGAGCATGCCTCTGAAGAGACAGGTGAGGAGACAG GTGTCAGTCGAGTCGTCGTCCTCACTGCAATCGGGGATGTGTTTGATGCGTCAGTCTCGTCTCTCCAGCGCGGCCACCACCGTCCTGGTGGGCGCGTCGCAGTACGAACTTCCCTACGACCCTGCGTGGGAGCTGCCTCGTGACCG GCTGACTCTGGGGAAGCCTCTGGGCGAAGGCTGCTTCGGTCAGGTggttctggccgaggccatcggGATCGACAAAAACAAACCGACACGGGTCACCAAAGTCGCCGTGAAGATGCTCAAAG CCGATGCCACGGAGAAggatctgtctgacctcatctCTGAAATGGAAATGATGAAGATGATCGGCAAACACAAGAACATCATTAACCTGGTGGGCGCCTGCACGCAGGACG GTCCTCTCTATGTGGTGGTGGAGTACGCTGCACAGGGTAATCTGAGGGAGTATCTGCGAGCTCGCCGGCCGGTCGGGGTGGAATACTGGAGCGGCTCCAGGCAGGCGTCGCTGGGCAGCCTGGAGGTCAGGGAGCTGGTGTCGGCAGCGTACCAGGTGGCCCGAGGGATGGCATACCTCGCATCAAAGAAG TGCATTCACAGAGACTTGGCGGCCCGGAACGTTCTAGTCACCGAAGACAGCGTAATGAAGATCGCCGACTTCGGTCTGGCTCGAGACATCCACCACATCGACTACTACAAGAAGACCACCAAT GGTCGGTTGCCAGTGAAGTGGATGGCGCCGGAAGCTTTGTTTGACCGAATCTACACACACCAGAGCGACGT CTGGTCGTTCGGGGTCCTGCTGTGGGAGATCTTCACCCTCGGGGGGTCTCCGTACCCCGGCGTCCCTGTCGAGGAGCTCTTCAAGCTGCTGAAGGAGGGACACCGCATGGAGAAGCCATCGGCGTGCCCTCAGGAGCT GTATCTGATGATGCGGGACTGCTGGCACGCCGTCCCGTCCCGCAGGCCGACCTTCCAGCAGCTGGTCGAGGATTTGGATCGAACTGTCTCCATCATGGCCAACCAG GAGTACCTGGACCTGGCCGTTCCTCTGATCCAGTACACTCCGGTCCAGTACTCCCCGGTCAGCGCCTCCTCAGCTTACTCCTCCATCTCCACATAA
- the LOC134631039 gene encoding fibroblast growth factor receptor 1-A-like isoform X5 yields MPDKMEKLLHAVPASTTVKFRCQAMGNPLPSLRWYKNGNELRKDQRIGGYKIRDHMWTLIMESVVPSDKGNYTCVVENEYGSLRHTYQLDVVERSPHRPILQAGLPANQTAVVGSNVDFVCRVFSDPQPHIQWLKHIVINGSKVGPDGLPYARVLKTANVNATDREMEVLNLRSVTLEDSGEYTCLAANSIGVSHHSAWLTVVDDPPPSPLTSQAYLEIFIYCLGFFIIIVLTATAVICRLCCVPKKSDFSNQLVVQKLAKSMPLKRQVRRQVSVESSSSLQSGMCLMRQSRLSSAATTVLVGASQYELPYDPAWELPRDRLTLGKPLGEGCFGQVVLAEAIGIDKNKPTRVTKVAVKMLKADATEKDLSDLISEMEMMKMIGKHKNIINLVGACTQDGPLYVVVEYAAQGNLREYLRARRPVGVEYWSGSRQASLGSLEVRELVSAAYQVARGMAYLASKKCIHRDLAARNVLVTEDSVMKIADFGLARDIHHIDYYKKTTNGRLPVKWMAPEALFDRIYTHQSDVWSFGVLLWEIFTLGGSPYPGVPVEELFKLLKEGHRMEKPSACPQELYLMMRDCWHAVPSRRPTFQQLVEDLDRTVSIMANQEYLDLAVPLIQYTPVQYSPVSASSAYSSIST; encoded by the exons ATGCCAGACAAGATGGAGAAGCTGCTTCACGCCGTTCCTGCAAGCACGACGGTGAAGTTTCGATGCCAAGCAATGGGAAACCCGCTTCCCTCCCTGCGCTGGTACAAGAACGGGAACGAGCTGAGGAAGGACCAACGAATCGGAGGCTACAAG ATCAGAGACCACATGTGGACTCTAATTATGGAGTCAGTGGTTCCTTCTGATAAAGGGAACTACACCTGTGTGGTGGAGAACGAATATGGAAGCCTGCGACACACTTACCAGCTGGATGTAGTCG AGCGCTCTCCTCACAGGCCCATCCTGCAGGCCGGGCTGCCAGCCAACCAGACGGCAGTGGTTGGCAGCAACGTGGATTTTGTGTGCCGCGTCTTCAGCGACCCACAGCCTCACATCCAGTGGCTCAAACACATCGTCATCAACGGCAGCAAAGTGGGACCGGACGGACTGCCCTACGCTCGTGTTCTCAAA ACTGCCAACGTGAACGccacagacagagagatggaGGTGCTGAATCTGAGGAGCGTAACTCTGGAAGACTCTGGAGAGTACACCTGCCTGGCCGCGAACTCCATTGGGGTGTCTCACCACTCTGCGTGGCTCACTGTGGTCGATG ACCCTCCGCCCTCCCCACTGACCTCGCAGGCGTACCTGGAGATCTTCATCTACTGCCTTGGGTTTTTCATCATCATCGTCCTCACCGCCACAGCAGTCATCTGCAGGCTCTGCTGTGTCCCGAAGAAAAGTGACTTCAGCAACCAGCTGGTCGTGCAGAAATTAGCCAAGAGCATGCCTCTGAAGAGACAGGTGAGGAGACAG GTGTCAGTCGAGTCGTCGTCCTCACTGCAATCGGGGATGTGTTTGATGCGTCAGTCTCGTCTCTCCAGCGCGGCCACCACCGTCCTGGTGGGCGCGTCGCAGTACGAACTTCCCTACGACCCTGCGTGGGAGCTGCCTCGTGACCG GCTGACTCTGGGGAAGCCTCTGGGCGAAGGCTGCTTCGGTCAGGTggttctggccgaggccatcggGATCGACAAAAACAAACCGACACGGGTCACCAAAGTCGCCGTGAAGATGCTCAAAG CCGATGCCACGGAGAAggatctgtctgacctcatctCTGAAATGGAAATGATGAAGATGATCGGCAAACACAAGAACATCATTAACCTGGTGGGCGCCTGCACGCAGGACG GTCCTCTCTATGTGGTGGTGGAGTACGCTGCACAGGGTAATCTGAGGGAGTATCTGCGAGCTCGCCGGCCGGTCGGGGTGGAATACTGGAGCGGCTCCAGGCAGGCGTCGCTGGGCAGCCTGGAGGTCAGGGAGCTGGTGTCGGCAGCGTACCAGGTGGCCCGAGGGATGGCATACCTCGCATCAAAGAAG TGCATTCACAGAGACTTGGCGGCCCGGAACGTTCTAGTCACCGAAGACAGCGTAATGAAGATCGCCGACTTCGGTCTGGCTCGAGACATCCACCACATCGACTACTACAAGAAGACCACCAAT GGTCGGTTGCCAGTGAAGTGGATGGCGCCGGAAGCTTTGTTTGACCGAATCTACACACACCAGAGCGACGT CTGGTCGTTCGGGGTCCTGCTGTGGGAGATCTTCACCCTCGGGGGGTCTCCGTACCCCGGCGTCCCTGTCGAGGAGCTCTTCAAGCTGCTGAAGGAGGGACACCGCATGGAGAAGCCATCGGCGTGCCCTCAGGAGCT GTATCTGATGATGCGGGACTGCTGGCACGCCGTCCCGTCCCGCAGGCCGACCTTCCAGCAGCTGGTCGAGGATTTGGATCGAACTGTCTCCATCATGGCCAACCAG GAGTACCTGGACCTGGCCGTTCCTCTGATCCAGTACACTCCGGTCCAGTACTCCCCGGTCAGCGCCTCCTCAGCTTACTCCTCCATCTCCACATAA
- the LOC134631039 gene encoding fibroblast growth factor receptor 1-A-like isoform X4, protein MSCPHRLLLVLLVLLVHDPPAQSRPATEDTRTDTVKSSEDEEDDESSSEENKLSDELSTSSEKLQQPLEPQWVMPDKMEKLLHAVPASTTVKFRCQAMGNPLPSLRWYKNGNELRKDQRIGGYKIRDHMWTLIMESVVPSDKGNYTCVVENEYGSLRHTYQLDVVERSPHRPILQAGLPANQTAVVGSNVDFVCRVFSDPQPHIQWLKHIVINGSKVGPDGLPYARVLKTANVNATDREMEVLNLRSVTLEDSGEYTCLAANSIGVSHHSAWLTVVDDPPPSPLTSQAYLEIFIYCLGFFIIIVLTATAVICRLCCVPKKSDFSNQLVVQKLAKSMPLKRQVSVESSSSLQSGMCLMRQSRLSSAATTVLVGASQYELPYDPAWELPRDRLTLGKPLGEGCFGQVVLAEAIGIDKNKPTRVTKVAVKMLKADATEKDLSDLISEMEMMKMIGKHKNIINLVGACTQDGPLYVVVEYAAQGNLREYLRARRPVGVEYWSGSRQASLGSLEVRELVSAAYQVARGMAYLASKKCIHRDLAARNVLVTEDSVMKIADFGLARDIHHIDYYKKTTNGRLPVKWMAPEALFDRIYTHQSDVWSFGVLLWEIFTLGGSPYPGVPVEELFKLLKEGHRMEKPSACPQELYLMMRDCWHAVPSRRPTFQQLVEDLDRTVSIMANQEYLDLAVPLIQYTPVQYSPVSASSAYSSIST, encoded by the exons ATGTCCTGCCCTCACCGCCTCCTGCTGGTTCTGCTAGTTCTGCTGGTTCACGACCCTCCGGCTCAGTCCAGGCCAGCCACAGAGGACACACGCACAG ACACTGTGAAATCCTCCGAAGACGAAGAAGATGACGAGTCTTCGTCAGAGGAAAACAAGCTGTCCGACGAGCTGTCGACGAGCAGCGAGAAGCTGCAGCAGC CGCTGGAGCCGCAGTGGGTGATGCCAGACAAGATGGAGAAGCTGCTTCACGCCGTTCCTGCAAGCACGACGGTGAAGTTTCGATGCCAAGCAATGGGAAACCCGCTTCCCTCCCTGCGCTGGTACAAGAACGGGAACGAGCTGAGGAAGGACCAACGAATCGGAGGCTACAAG ATCAGAGACCACATGTGGACTCTAATTATGGAGTCAGTGGTTCCTTCTGATAAAGGGAACTACACCTGTGTGGTGGAGAACGAATATGGAAGCCTGCGACACACTTACCAGCTGGATGTAGTCG AGCGCTCTCCTCACAGGCCCATCCTGCAGGCCGGGCTGCCAGCCAACCAGACGGCAGTGGTTGGCAGCAACGTGGATTTTGTGTGCCGCGTCTTCAGCGACCCACAGCCTCACATCCAGTGGCTCAAACACATCGTCATCAACGGCAGCAAAGTGGGACCGGACGGACTGCCCTACGCTCGTGTTCTCAAA ACTGCCAACGTGAACGccacagacagagagatggaGGTGCTGAATCTGAGGAGCGTAACTCTGGAAGACTCTGGAGAGTACACCTGCCTGGCCGCGAACTCCATTGGGGTGTCTCACCACTCTGCGTGGCTCACTGTGGTCGATG ACCCTCCGCCCTCCCCACTGACCTCGCAGGCGTACCTGGAGATCTTCATCTACTGCCTTGGGTTTTTCATCATCATCGTCCTCACCGCCACAGCAGTCATCTGCAGGCTCTGCTGTGTCCCGAAGAAAAGTGACTTCAGCAACCAGCTGGTCGTGCAGAAATTAGCCAAGAGCATGCCTCTGAAGAGACAG GTGTCAGTCGAGTCGTCGTCCTCACTGCAATCGGGGATGTGTTTGATGCGTCAGTCTCGTCTCTCCAGCGCGGCCACCACCGTCCTGGTGGGCGCGTCGCAGTACGAACTTCCCTACGACCCTGCGTGGGAGCTGCCTCGTGACCG GCTGACTCTGGGGAAGCCTCTGGGCGAAGGCTGCTTCGGTCAGGTggttctggccgaggccatcggGATCGACAAAAACAAACCGACACGGGTCACCAAAGTCGCCGTGAAGATGCTCAAAG CCGATGCCACGGAGAAggatctgtctgacctcatctCTGAAATGGAAATGATGAAGATGATCGGCAAACACAAGAACATCATTAACCTGGTGGGCGCCTGCACGCAGGACG GTCCTCTCTATGTGGTGGTGGAGTACGCTGCACAGGGTAATCTGAGGGAGTATCTGCGAGCTCGCCGGCCGGTCGGGGTGGAATACTGGAGCGGCTCCAGGCAGGCGTCGCTGGGCAGCCTGGAGGTCAGGGAGCTGGTGTCGGCAGCGTACCAGGTGGCCCGAGGGATGGCATACCTCGCATCAAAGAAG TGCATTCACAGAGACTTGGCGGCCCGGAACGTTCTAGTCACCGAAGACAGCGTAATGAAGATCGCCGACTTCGGTCTGGCTCGAGACATCCACCACATCGACTACTACAAGAAGACCACCAAT GGTCGGTTGCCAGTGAAGTGGATGGCGCCGGAAGCTTTGTTTGACCGAATCTACACACACCAGAGCGACGT CTGGTCGTTCGGGGTCCTGCTGTGGGAGATCTTCACCCTCGGGGGGTCTCCGTACCCCGGCGTCCCTGTCGAGGAGCTCTTCAAGCTGCTGAAGGAGGGACACCGCATGGAGAAGCCATCGGCGTGCCCTCAGGAGCT GTATCTGATGATGCGGGACTGCTGGCACGCCGTCCCGTCCCGCAGGCCGACCTTCCAGCAGCTGGTCGAGGATTTGGATCGAACTGTCTCCATCATGGCCAACCAG GAGTACCTGGACCTGGCCGTTCCTCTGATCCAGTACACTCCGGTCCAGTACTCCCCGGTCAGCGCCTCCTCAGCTTACTCCTCCATCTCCACATAA
- the LOC134631039 gene encoding fibroblast growth factor receptor 1-A-like isoform X2: MSCPHRLLLVLLVLLVHDPPAQSRPATEDTRTDTVKSSEDEEDDESSSEENKLSDELSTSSEKLQQPLEPQWVMPDKMEKLLHAVPASTTVKFRCQAMGNPLPSLRWYKNGNELRKDQRIGGYKIRDHMWTLIMESVVPSDKGNYTCVVENEYGSLRHTYQLDVVERSPHRPILQAGLPANQTAVVGSNVDFVCRVFSDPQPHIQWLKHIVINGSKVGPDGLPYARVLKTANVNATDREMEVLNLRSVTLEDSGEYTCLAANSIGVSHHSAWLTVVDDPPPSPLTSQAYLEIFIYCLGFFIIIVLTATAVICRLCCVPKKSDFSNQLVVQKLAKSMPLKRQVRRQVSVESSSSLQSGMCLMRQSRLSSAATTVLVGASQYELPYDPAWELPRDRLTLGKPLGEGCFGQVVLAEAIGIDKNKPTRVTKVAVKMLKADATEKDLSDLISEMEMMKMIGKHKNIINLVGACTQDGPLYVVVEYAAQGNLREYLRARRPVGVEYWSGSRQASLGSLEVRELVSAAYQVARGMAYLASKKCIHRDLAARNVLVTEDSVMKIADFGLARDIHHIDYYKKTTNGRLPVKWMAPEALFDRIYTHQSDVWSFGVLLWEIFTLGGSPYPGVPVEELFKLLKEGHRMEKPSACPQELYLMMRDCWHAVPSRRPTFQQLVEDLDRTVSIMANQEYLDLAVPLIQYTPVQYSPVSASSAYSSIST, encoded by the exons ATGTCCTGCCCTCACCGCCTCCTGCTGGTTCTGCTAGTTCTGCTGGTTCACGACCCTCCGGCTCAGTCCAGGCCAGCCACAGAGGACACACGCACAG ACACTGTGAAATCCTCCGAAGACGAAGAAGATGACGAGTCTTCGTCAGAGGAAAACAAGCTGTCCGACGAGCTGTCGACGAGCAGCGAGAAGCTGCAGCAGC CGCTGGAGCCGCAGTGGGTGATGCCAGACAAGATGGAGAAGCTGCTTCACGCCGTTCCTGCAAGCACGACGGTGAAGTTTCGATGCCAAGCAATGGGAAACCCGCTTCCCTCCCTGCGCTGGTACAAGAACGGGAACGAGCTGAGGAAGGACCAACGAATCGGAGGCTACAAG ATCAGAGACCACATGTGGACTCTAATTATGGAGTCAGTGGTTCCTTCTGATAAAGGGAACTACACCTGTGTGGTGGAGAACGAATATGGAAGCCTGCGACACACTTACCAGCTGGATGTAGTCG AGCGCTCTCCTCACAGGCCCATCCTGCAGGCCGGGCTGCCAGCCAACCAGACGGCAGTGGTTGGCAGCAACGTGGATTTTGTGTGCCGCGTCTTCAGCGACCCACAGCCTCACATCCAGTGGCTCAAACACATCGTCATCAACGGCAGCAAAGTGGGACCGGACGGACTGCCCTACGCTCGTGTTCTCAAA ACTGCCAACGTGAACGccacagacagagagatggaGGTGCTGAATCTGAGGAGCGTAACTCTGGAAGACTCTGGAGAGTACACCTGCCTGGCCGCGAACTCCATTGGGGTGTCTCACCACTCTGCGTGGCTCACTGTGGTCGATG ACCCTCCGCCCTCCCCACTGACCTCGCAGGCGTACCTGGAGATCTTCATCTACTGCCTTGGGTTTTTCATCATCATCGTCCTCACCGCCACAGCAGTCATCTGCAGGCTCTGCTGTGTCCCGAAGAAAAGTGACTTCAGCAACCAGCTGGTCGTGCAGAAATTAGCCAAGAGCATGCCTCTGAAGAGACAGGTGAGGAGACAG GTGTCAGTCGAGTCGTCGTCCTCACTGCAATCGGGGATGTGTTTGATGCGTCAGTCTCGTCTCTCCAGCGCGGCCACCACCGTCCTGGTGGGCGCGTCGCAGTACGAACTTCCCTACGACCCTGCGTGGGAGCTGCCTCGTGACCG GCTGACTCTGGGGAAGCCTCTGGGCGAAGGCTGCTTCGGTCAGGTggttctggccgaggccatcggGATCGACAAAAACAAACCGACACGGGTCACCAAAGTCGCCGTGAAGATGCTCAAAG CCGATGCCACGGAGAAggatctgtctgacctcatctCTGAAATGGAAATGATGAAGATGATCGGCAAACACAAGAACATCATTAACCTGGTGGGCGCCTGCACGCAGGACG GTCCTCTCTATGTGGTGGTGGAGTACGCTGCACAGGGTAATCTGAGGGAGTATCTGCGAGCTCGCCGGCCGGTCGGGGTGGAATACTGGAGCGGCTCCAGGCAGGCGTCGCTGGGCAGCCTGGAGGTCAGGGAGCTGGTGTCGGCAGCGTACCAGGTGGCCCGAGGGATGGCATACCTCGCATCAAAGAAG TGCATTCACAGAGACTTGGCGGCCCGGAACGTTCTAGTCACCGAAGACAGCGTAATGAAGATCGCCGACTTCGGTCTGGCTCGAGACATCCACCACATCGACTACTACAAGAAGACCACCAAT GGTCGGTTGCCAGTGAAGTGGATGGCGCCGGAAGCTTTGTTTGACCGAATCTACACACACCAGAGCGACGT CTGGTCGTTCGGGGTCCTGCTGTGGGAGATCTTCACCCTCGGGGGGTCTCCGTACCCCGGCGTCCCTGTCGAGGAGCTCTTCAAGCTGCTGAAGGAGGGACACCGCATGGAGAAGCCATCGGCGTGCCCTCAGGAGCT GTATCTGATGATGCGGGACTGCTGGCACGCCGTCCCGTCCCGCAGGCCGACCTTCCAGCAGCTGGTCGAGGATTTGGATCGAACTGTCTCCATCATGGCCAACCAG GAGTACCTGGACCTGGCCGTTCCTCTGATCCAGTACACTCCGGTCCAGTACTCCCCGGTCAGCGCCTCCTCAGCTTACTCCTCCATCTCCACATAA